TAGGGCAATGTTCAAAATCGAAAGAGGTAAAGCTTTTACCAGTAGGTAATTTAGCCTCAGCGAGAGCTCGTTTGATCCGATTCTGTTGGCGATAATCCAGTTCCAATTCGCACAGAGCGAGCAAGAACCGGTCGTAAGCCCAATGCTGTTGGGTGGCCTTCTGCTCGATAGTCTGCCAATGTTGGAGCATGTGCGAGAGTCGTAGCTGTTTGAGTATCAGGCTCAGAGTATTGTTCGGGTTTGGTTTCGAGGAGTTGGTCATAGGCTGAAAGCGAATGTTGTTGTACGTTTAGTTGAGGTACGCTCAATTGCTGCTGGGGTAGTAGGAACTGTTGCTGTAGAGCCTTCAGGCTGAGAGTGCCCTGCTGCAGTTGGGTTTCAAGATAGTCGGCCACTGTAGTTTCTCTATCGTGCTTGGCAGCAATATAGAGGGCTTCAACCATGATGCGCGCTGCATTATCGATTTCAAAATCAGCCTGTAACCTCTGCCACAGCTGCCGCCATTGTTGATTAGGCAATAGGTCTTGCTGCCAGGTGCAGTAAATAAAGGCACGGGGTTTACGCCTGAGGCTATCAATTACATGGCGGTAGTTAATACAGCGAGCACGGCGGATTTTGGCTGACCCATGTACTCGCAAACGGGGTAGTTCCACCACTTGTTGCTGCCCCAAATAACCGACCAGGCGGTTGTGATAGATATGAATATTCAGCTGCCTGCCAATCAGTCTTGATGGCACCGTGTAAAGAATGCAGCGCACCGAAATGGTGCTGTGGCAGGTCACCCGCACCGTCAATTCTTCGTAATCGGCACAGCGATATCTCGGTAGTGGTTGTAGGGTTACTTTTTCCTCGGCAAACTTGGCGCTGCATTTACAATTGAGCTTGGCAACCACCTGCTCGATAAATTCTTGATATGCACTCACTGACTCAAACTCAAAGCTGCCACGCAAATACAGAGCTTGGCGCAACCGGCGCTTGAAATGTCCATGGGGAGATTCGATGGAGCCATTTTCATGAGCCACGCCTGGGTTATTGCGACTTGGACTCATGCCATAGTGTTCACATAGCTCGGCATAGAATTGGGTTAGTGGTTTATGCCGTTTGCCCGCCATATTCCGATAGGCAGCACTCAAATTATCGGTGCGATGCTGCTTTGGTACACCACCACAGGCATGCAGCGCATTCTGTAATCCTTCAGACAAGCCGATAAAGCTCTCGCCACCCTCGATTACCTGCACATATTGCCAGCCACTGTAGGCCAGACGGTAGTGGTACAGCAGGTGCTCATATTGTTTCCCTTTGATGGTAACTTCCACCTGTTTGAGCTCGGTAAAATCTGATAGACCCATTTCGCCGGGCTGATGGCGGATCTCAAACATTACCTCCTGCGGTTTGCCATGGATACTTTTCCATACCTGCACTCGCCTTTGTAAGGTACGCAATTGTTGCTCATATTGGCCTGGATAATGCTCGGCTAGATATTCATACAATGTCATCGCCTCTAGACGAGGCTCACGTCGAAGCATTGGCTCTAGCTCTTCCTCCCACACTCCTGATAGCGGATCTCGG
The sequence above is a segment of the Pseudanabaena sp. PCC 7367 genome. Coding sequences within it:
- the istA gene encoding IS21 family transposase, which translates into the protein MSGQYIKQYQVQVYKKAREVGCNQNESAEIAGISVRSGSRIEQGKHQPKSKGERDWRTRRDPLSGVWEEELEPMLRREPRLEAMTLYEYLAEHYPGQYEQQLRTLQRRVQVWKSIHGKPQEVMFEIRHQPGEMGLSDFTELKQVEVTIKGKQYEHLLYHYRLAYSGWQYVQVIEGGESFIGLSEGLQNALHACGGVPKQHRTDNLSAAYRNMAGKRHKPLTQFYAELCEHYGMSPSRNNPGVAHENGSIESPHGHFKRRLRQALYLRGSFEFESVSAYQEFIEQVVAKLNCKCSAKFAEEKVTLQPLPRYRCADYEELTVRVTCHSTISVRCILYTVPSRLIGRQLNIHIYHNRLVGYLGQQQVVELPRLRVHGSAKIRRARCINYRHVIDSLRRKPRAFIYCTWQQDLLPNQQWRQLWQRLQADFEIDNAARIMVEALYIAAKHDRETTVADYLETQLQQGTLSLKALQQQFLLPQQQLSVPQLNVQQHSLSAYDQLLETKPEQYSEPDTQTATTLAHAPTLADYRAEGHPTALGLRPVLARSVRIGTGLSPTESDQTSSR